Proteins encoded by one window of Melospiza melodia melodia isolate bMelMel2 chromosome 9, bMelMel2.pri, whole genome shotgun sequence:
- the ZNF518A gene encoding zinc finger protein 518A: MSSEQEHFFCDRKQISVLKHNAMKNFSTDITLKKELVSDPSSMTIQPAILDINLTYGLKNVKIELPKVNIPNEVLMKHEVDRFRKLFQCKQRTARKSLSLEKISGSNLSCSEGSHLQIKPEVQFEEGFKTAAKILNFTCTKCKDNIRYSPNDLQKHFQLLHYGELPLYPCEMCSFSANDFQSFKQHRRIHRSTLVKCELCNDEQIYTLLALTKHFISKHCVNGHFQCEKCGFSTYDVGTFVQHIHKHKEIPYKCGKCHQENFTEEELQNHLLVHTSMFSFGCPYCSYSTSRKDYLLKHIIALHRDHLIAKEKLEKDKYEKRIVKTPAGLKLVLRRYKMGASKKPLWRRKKISSGSDSAGEENTQVLRSVNKIQPNAEELNQCVRDVETSEEKHQGKYTEKRHFMGGMLSATTAQYNKADDGTSYGLGLLKSAVHGPTVLMFKNNKISVPANYSAKFMGFKMVDGKQHIVIKLLPTSKQNDCLLGHKVDPVKDGSATPLLRTATPCGLSSGAIPHVSDQSTLKNNCVHPLTSPPFSCPAPHSGKTKVEKQNNYLWYGRSVSETVVPSNIAEGKGPNCLPVKLDSTVPPHEAVTKVGAQTGISWGSFRPSSHPQVLSPAITNTLHYDPMKMPYFPELKMQNGGLNNSNGTNNLCYSTSVDSSNEGLLSFHNYSKVDSLDNPCSIWTSTNDRYREFSKRGSYQNSGNELPSSHSESMKGLKAEKVVSAQSNINKTYKHINTKNNSVSFKSQSQCGVDSECFTEDKHNGRQYLDTNLEQGFQNVAEKFQENASDGVNSFLMPKITSVFSLQSEQAANYLSPEINQLLQDVLKVKTASQPEFHSKTNCVQLCSDKLLSGPETGSAACVCLKSSATVCGFQRPPPNVCFPLCRREFNTRCSTNEGTCCARERQTPKTSLDSQDVDELSRTPGVGTLLKTPTDEFTQQVVKDKVLSATQNPSSFSPVLPVLQEQKKALFVQSLPSRFFVPFHLSNQSRQQMVSGKSLPSTSSSDVTKGVPASCVSNKGPGMILTFSGAVGTVANATNDSSQVLGGVASREFGKIPPSEVKGKNGHFRNLRSSCNEEVCGTVNDCMPFKAPLVVPNSSESSVKATSSVKVLPEHRAAAFGSLESVRQQEIKQEQHVYALSPDGQQGVFLQCLTPNKPVVHKPIFFQDNAHRNCQPKKTGAMQQQPLLKIRTRTSDTLSDNTQSVRNLVPSLQVDNLQSLTPALAQKQTNLSFNDALNLPSGLMPANASLASSNPACRVPPVEPVYSATSAGMRLQKCSIESMQVIAANKRNNSGSQKSTWSTQNRTAKIKPGLKQAGSKSSGTVGGQRNKNFKRKRKASCPEPPRKKAMLHRKCKEKNQDEIVSESGSPYKPRASKKTVRTLKLLPFNSNQLVKCPRRNQPVVVLNHPDADVPEVVNVMKTIAKFKGHVLKVLLSKRTVEALLQPDFRNPSDVTTDNFSQKRYRTIKPLNPVKERFVLKLTLKKTSKNNYQIVKTTSNNTLKAKFSCWFCGRVFDNQDNWVGHGQRHLMEATRDWNSLMK; this comes from the coding sequence ATGTCATCTGAACAGGAACACTTCTTTTGTGACAGAAAGCAAATCAGTGTCTTAAAACACAATGCTATGAAGAATTTTTCTACAGACATTACTTTGAAGAAAGAACTGGTGAGTGATCCTTCAAGTATGACAATTCAACCAGCAATTTTAGATATCAATCTCACTTATGGACTAAAAAACGTGAAGATTGAATTGCCCAAGGTGAACATTCCAAATGAAGTATTAATGAAACATGAAGTTGATAGGTTTAGAAAACTCTTTCAGTGTAAGCAGCGAACTGCTAGGAAATCCTTAAGTCTAGAGAAAATTAGTGGAAGCAATCTCAGTTGTTCAGAAGGAAGCCACTTGCAAATTAAACCAGAAGTGCAATTTGAAGAAGGATTTAAAACTGCagcaaaaatactgaatttcactTGTACGAAGTGCAAGGATAACATTAGATACAGCCCAAATGACCTACAGAAACATTTTCAGCTGTTACACTATGGTGAGTTGCCTCTGTATCCTTGTGAGATGTGCAGCTTCTCAGCTAATGACTTTCAGTCGTTTAAACAGCACAGACGCATCCATCGTAGCACTTTAGTAAAATGTGAGCTCTGTAATGATGAGCAGATATACACTTTGTTGGCTTTGACAAAACACTTCATATCAAAGCATTGTGTAAATGGACACTTCCAGTGTGAAAAATGTGGGTTTTCTACCTATGATGTGGGTACGTTTGTTCAGCACATTCACAAACATAAGGAGATTCCCTATAAATGTGGAAAATGCCATCAAGAAAACTTTACAGAAGAGGAGCTCCAAAATCATCTGCTTGTTCATACCAGTATGTTTTCTTTTGGTTGTCCTTACTGCAGTTACAGCACATCACGGAAGGATTATCTTTTAAAACACATCATAGCTTTACACAGAGACCACTTAATTGCAAAAGAAAAACTGGAAAAGGATAAATATGAAAAAAGAATAGTAAAGACTCCAGCAGGACTGAAGCTTGTGTTAAGGAGGTATAAAATGGGAGCATCAAAAAAACCACTCTGGAGACGGAAGAAGATAAGCAGTGGAAGTGACAGTGCTGGAGAAGAAAATACACAAGTGCTAAGAAGTGTAAATAAAATTCAGCCAAATGCTGAGGAGCTGAATCAGTGTGTGAGAGACGTGGAAACAAGTGAAGAGAAACATCAAGGTAAATACACGGAAAAGCGTCATTTCATGGGTGGAATGCTCTCTGCTACTACTGCACAATACAATAAGGCAGATGATGGCACAAGTTATGGCCTGGGATTATTGAAAAGTGCTGTTCATGGGCCAACAGTATTGATGtttaaaaacaataaaatatCTGTACCAGCAAATTACAGTGCGAAATTTATGGGCTTTAAAATGGTAGATGGAAAACAACATATTGTTATAAAATTACTACCTACAAGTAAGCAAAATGACTGTTTGTTGGGTCATAAAGTTGATCCTGTTAAAGATGGTTCTGCAACTCCTTTGCTACGGACTGCTACTCCCTGTGGCTTGTCTTCAGGTGCTATACCACATGTAAGTGATCAGTCGACTTTAAAGAACAATTGTGTTCATCCATTAACTTCCCCTCCGTTTTCCTGTCCTGCTCCTCATTCAGGAAAAACAAAAGTGGAAAAACAAAATAACTACTTGTGGTATGGTAGGAGTGTTTCTGAAACTGTAGTACCTTCTAATATAGCTGAAGGAAAAGGTCCAAATTGTTTGCCAGTGAAGCTGGACTCAACTGTACCTCCACATGAAGCAGTAACAAAAGTTGGAGCTCAAACTGGTATCTCATGGGGAAGCTTTCGTCCTTCAAGTCATCCTCAGGTATTATCACCCGCTATTACAAATACCCTTCATTATGACCCTATGAAAATGCCCTACTTTCCTGAACTGAAAATGCAAAATGGTGGCCTGAATAATAGCAATGGAACTAATAATCTCTGTTATTCAACCTCAGTGGATTCATCTAATGAAGGGTTGTTGTCTTTTCACAACTATTCCAAAGTGGACTCTTTGGATAATCCATGTAGCATTTGGACGTCAACAAATGACAGGTACAGAGAATTTAGCAAAAGAGGTTCTTATCAAAACTCTGGAAATGAACTTCCATCTTCACATTCAGAGTCAATGAAAGGTTTGAAAGCAGAGAAAGTTGTGTCAGCCCAATCAAATATTAATAAAACTTACAAACACATAAACACTAAGAATAACTCTGTGTCTTTTAAAAGCCAATCTCAATGTGGTGTTGACAGCGAGTGTTTTACAGAGGACAAGCATAATGGCCGACAGTATTTGGACACTAACCTAGAGCAAGGCTTTCAGAACGTAGCTGAGAAATTCCAGGAAAATGCCTCTGATGGTGTTAACTCTTTCTTAATGCCTAAAATCACATCTGTCTTCTCATTGCAAAGTGAGCAGGCAGCTAATTATTTATCGCCTGAGATAAACCAATTACTGCAAGATGTGTTAAAAGTAAAAACAGCCTCTCAGCCGGAGTTTCACAGCAAGACTAACTGTGTCCAACTTTGTTCTGACAAGCTGCTTTCTGGTCCTGAGACTGGGAGTGCAGCCTGTGTGTGTTTAAAAAGCTCTGCAACTGTCTGTGGTTTTCAGAGGCCTCCACCTAATGTATGCTTCCCTTTATGTAGGAGAGAGTTCAACACAAGATGTAGCACAAATGAAGGTACATGTTGTGCGAGAGAAAGACAGACACCCAAAACATCACTTGATTCACAGGATGTGGACGAATTATCCAGAACTCCAGGTGTTGGTACATTGCTAAAAACTCCTACAGATGAGTTTACACAACAGGTAGTAAAAGATAAAGTACTGTCTGCAACTCAAAATCCTAGCAGCTTTTCACCAGTTTTGCCTGTTCTTCAGGAACAAAAGAAAGCCCTTTTTGTTCAGTCCCTTCCGTCACGATTTTTCGTTCCTTTCCACCTTTCTAACCAATCTAGGCAGCAGATGGTGTCAGGAAAATCTCTTCCATCAACCAGTTCATCAGATGTTACTAAAGGTGTACCTGCATCTTGTGTTTCAAATAAAGGACCTGGAATGATTTTGACTTTTAGTGGGGCAGTTGGAACAGTTGCAAATGCCACTAATGATAGTTCTCAGGTTTTAGGGGGAGTTGCATCCAGAGAATTTGGGAAAATACCACCTTCAGAAGTGAAGGGGAAAAATGGCCATTTTAGAAATTTAAGAAGTTCCTGTAATGAGGAAGTATGTGGTACAGTAAATGACTGTATGCCATTCAAAGCACCTCTTGTAGTTCCAAACTCATCAGAATCGTCTGTGAAGGCAACTTCTTCTGTGAAGGTGTTACCAGAGCACCGGGCTGCTGCCTTTGGGTCTTTGGAGTCAGTAAGACAACAGGAAATTAAACAGGAACAACACGTTTATGCACTTTCGCCTGATGGACAGCAGGGAGTTTTCCTGCAATGTTTGACACCAAACAAGCCTGTAGTTcataaaccaattttttttcaGGATAATGCTCATCGGAATTGTCAACCAAAGAAAACTGGAGCCATGCAACAACAGCCTTTGCTGAAAATAAGAACTCGTACTTCAGATACACTGTCTGATAACACTCAGTCAGTAAGGAACTTGGTGCCCTCACTACAGGTGGATAACTTGCAGTCCCTTACTCCTGCACTAGCACAGAAACAAACTAATCTTAGTTTTAATGATGCCTTAAATTTACCAAGTGGGTTAATGCCAGCAAATGCCTCTTTGGCAAGCTCTAATCCAGCATGTCGTGTTCCTCCTGTAGAACCTGTTTATTCTGCTACATCTGCAGGGATGCGGTTGCAGAAATGTTCTATTGAGAGTATGCAAGTAATAGCTGCTAACAAGAGGAATAACTCTGGTTCTCAAAAGTCCACATGGAGCACCCAAAACAGAACTGCAAAAATAAAACCTGGTTTAAAACAAGCTGGATCTAAAAGTTCGGGAACTGTGGGTGGGCAAAGAAACAAGAATTTCAAACGTAAACGGAAGGCTAGTTGCCCAGAACCTCCTAGAAAGAAAGCAATGTTGCACAGAAAGTGTAAAGAAAAGAATCAAGATGAAATTGTTAGTGAATCAGGTAGCCCTTACAAACCAAGGGCATCAAAAAAAACTGTAAGGACTTTGAAATTGCTTCCTTTTAATTCTAACCAGCTTGTAAAATGCCCTCGGAGAAATCAACCAGTTGTTGTGCTAAACCATCCTGATGCAGATGTTCCAGAAGTTGTAAATGTAATGAAAACTATTGCTAAATTTAAGGGACATGTTCTTAAGGTTTTATTGTCAAAAAGAACCGTTGAAGCTCTTCTGCAACCAGACTTTCGCAATCCTTCGGATGTAACTACTGATAATTTTTCTCAGAAAAGATACAGGACAATAAAACCCCTTAACCCTGTAAAAGAAAGGTTTGTCTTAAAATTGACACTGAAAAAGACTAGCAAAAACAATTACCAGATTGTGAAAACTACCTCCAATAATACCTTGAAAGCTAAGTTTAGCTGCTGGTTTTGTGGTAGAGTATTTGACAATCAGGATAATTGGGTAGGACATGGACAGAGGCATCTGATGGAGGCTACTCGAGATTGGAATTCATTAATGAAGTGA